Genomic segment of Gouania willdenowi chromosome 17, fGouWil2.1, whole genome shotgun sequence:
TCCaaacctaacagcgtttgtaattttattccagagatttttattgttttaatagtgttacTGGTAAAACTAAGTCCAGAATttgcctgctgctggtgccacGCCTCCACAGAGAACGTACACTGTAGCAtcagcactatttgttcatgcggagTACGCTCTTGTGGTTCGGCGCATTGGCGAACCTGTTATATCGCCTCATATCGCTGATCTGACTCGTTTGTGACAATGCGACTCAGCTGTTGGAGAAATCAAATTATTATGacattaaatgcactattcctgtagttagaagagctgaggaggaggagaaagtgacgtAGCAGCTTCACACTCAggtgagagtttgaatgactgctgctgctgtgagacCCTAAgcactgagacggactcacttagtgtttcactgtaatgtgcagtttttttttttgtttatttttggctgaaaacaataacagtgtgtggatagcaaaaataaaatggctttggtgatcactgatcaccctgcaaaagagcgagacatgaagtgagtgagcgcttatagacacgcccactcatgaatatgcataagtataGGCTACAAAACGGCCCGAtttcagaactgctcagaaagtgacttttcagaggctaaaactttgGAAAACAAGCGagattgggaaaataaacctcaaatactatgtttttcgGGTActtggaacaaatggagatgggtgaattTGCATAATACGTCCCctttaaaatcaaaaaatttCTCTGAGGGGGGATCCCCCCAGACCCCACTatgatagatttatttatttttttgtcacctttttcatgcctttggtGTTTGTATGTCTGTGTAatgtatacaataaacaaaaggGCTGTTCTAAATGACATAATTTCTTATATATAAGATAAATAAGCAGCTCAAGTATTGTAATTTGTAGTGATTCTAAAACATCAGTTTATCCAATAAAATGTCCTTCGGACAAATGAGCAGACAAATCCTAGAGCTACGATTCTTCTGGGTGAAATCACccttaaataaatgattattagaAATGTATGAATCGGTTATTGATTACCATGTCTGAATGATGATGCATCCATTATTTGTCCCATCCCTAATCAATATGAGTGGTTAACTCATGCTATCTTTGTTGTTTCTCAGGTTTGATTTCCTGTGCATGCCCTTGTTCCACCCGAGGTTCCGGAGGGAGTTTGAATCCGAGCCAGCCAAGTCCAGAACCAGTGCCCAGACCCGGTCAGACTTGCTACTATGTGGAAGAGGTTAGCACATCAGATCATTTTGATTTAGTTGCAAATGAAAGAGTGTATATGTTCTAAGGCTcaatgattaattgcatttgcgatattatcgcgatatcataaaatgcTGCATtttttgtcctgtcttgtactgtacTGTTAAGTTCAGAAAGTGTTTatgaagtgcagtccacatgtttcatgcaacgtgaagttagttagatatgttgaagcggtaaagccacagatttgtttgctttattgttgtaatctgtgctttaaaatttacattttatctttatttaaagtttaaataaatctgaatttgtttattatgaaacaaattgatttattgcttgtgttcattgaaaaatacatgacaagaggcccttgaaaaaataatcgcatagtaaattgcaatattgaggaaaaaaattgcaattagattattttccgaAATTTTTCAGCCCTAATAGGTTCACATGAGAAGTCAAACTGTTTGtgcaacattttgttttattgttatttgtatttaatattcTTTGAATCAGAAATCAAGAAAAAGCAATTGtacatttgtgtaaaaaaaaaaaaaaaatggaataaacctttttttcagATTGGAATACTCTTATTGTTGGGAAGCTCTCTTCTTGGATTGACGCGGATGCAGAACTTGTGACAGAACGTAGGAATGCTGAAGCTGTAGGTGTTTCTTTTCACATGAAAAAAAGTTATTgatttgtgtttaataagttaaTGTTTGAGGGAAGAATTTTAATGCACATTTCTTTCCTTTATGTTGAGTGatctattttttcattttcatatgtgTCCCCCCCTGCAGGCTTTAGCTCAGGAGCTAAACTTTTCAGCCTACTTGGGTCTGCCTGTTTTCATGATCCCTTTAAAGGGTTCCCATAATGCCAATTTAGCCCGAGTGTTGCTAAACCACATCCACACTGGACACCACACTTCTAATGTAAGACCCACGGCTTTCAGTCTCTCGGAGAGACGGGACGGACCATTGAAACtggttatttttttgtcttctgtACCGATCAGTTCTGGATACGAGTTCCTCTCATGGCTTCAGAAGATGTTCGGGAGGATCTGATAGAAAATGAACCAACTCCCTGTATCGATGACAAGTGCGCTGACGAGAAAACCTGGAGCTGGTGAGTTTTAGTTTTCACAGTGTTTCCTATGTCGTCTGTTTCCTAGATTTCTCATCTAGTCTTCTTCTCTGTTTATAGGTGGCACTCGTTTCGAACACTCTGCGACTACAACAAAAGAATCTGTCTGGGTGAGTACTCTGTGATCAGAGATCATTAGTCACTTCGCAGATACCGATAGGCtgatttgctgtttttttttttttttttttttcaccaagcAATTGAGGTCGGAGCGGATTTACCATCTGAAGCAGTTGTTGACAAATGGCTTGGGGAACCGATCAAATCAGCCATACTTCCAACCAGCATCTTCCTCACTAATAAAAAAGGCTTTCCGGTTTTGTCCAAAACCCATCAGAGAATAGTCTTCCGTCTTTTCAAGGTAAGTGAAACATACCAGTGTGTGTTAGATCTATTTACTCTGTAGTTAAGTGTTTAAACACAAGTATTCATCTTCATCTCAGTTGGAGGCCCAGTTCATTATCACTGGCACCAGTCGGCACTCTGAGAAGGATTTTCAATCCTACATTCAGTACTTGGAATACCTCAACCAGAATCGACCCGCACCCAATGCCTACGAGCTGTTTGCAAAGGGCTATGAAGATTACTTACAATCCCCCTTACAGGTGAGGTGGGGCTTGCTTTGTTGTTGACAGATTTCCTTTACAGCCTTATtatatgtatttctttttctcttaatttagCCCCTGATGGACAATTTGGAGTCTCAGACGTATGAAGTATTTGAGAAGGATCCCATTAAATATTCCCAGTACCAGCAGGTAAAACATTCTCTTTATAAGTAGTTCCCTTAATGTTCAGGAGACATCAGGCATGAGTAGACATTAGGCCTGggttgaataaataattaaaaaaaaaaaaaaatttatggaattgaaattttttcttttctttggatTGGCTTAATATTGATTCATATAATCCTAAAATCAATTATTTAGTATCTATCCTACCATGTGTTTGCATGGCTGTGGGCTTATTTCttaatataaacattaatattttaaataatgcacCAAAATTAGAGTTAGTTTATACTAACTGACATTCATTTTCTAAGAATCTCTTCAATATTCAAGTAGAATTGGCACTGTGACTGAATTATCCATAACCAGTTAAAAATTGAGTGGAATCAAACTGAATTTGGCCGTAGTGGATCGAATCTTTTTGGGAAATCAGAATCAATACCCAGCTCTAAAGTTGAAACAATAAAATTCTTGGTTTTGCTAAAGTAAATTGTCAATTTTACCCAGAGTTCTTACATTTTATCCACAAAATTAACAAAGTGGATGataaaaaatgttgcaaaaagattTTTCTGTGGCCATTAGAGTGCAATAACTTGTTTTAACCGAGACGAGATGTATTGTGCTCTCGTTGTGTAGGCTGTGTACAAGTGTCTGTTAGACCGAGTTCCAGACGACCAGAAGGACACTAACGTTCAGTGAGTATTTGCCTGCTAAACTGTAAAATTTAAGTTGAACGAATGTCTAAAGTAGTGTATAAATCAGCTCTGATTTATTATGTTCTCAAGTCCATTGGATCTTAGaatgtgtgctgtggtatctgacTTCAAGAATATAAATTAGTATAGAATACAATTAcagtattttatgttttgttgttttttgaaaattgaatatCTTTGTgcatattagggatgtcccgacacaactttttcacttccggtACGATATCAATAttacaattcaagttcacttcaactattttttattgtcagtatatgatgggaacaactgagggcaggGACAAAAACTTATCATAGCACTtatatcagattttagatgcagtccattGAA
This window contains:
- the prmt5 gene encoding protein arginine N-methyltransferase 5; its protein translation is MASASTSSRVSCGRELDCVPEIAGTLAAVAKLGFDFLCMPLFHPRFRREFESEPAKSRTSAQTRSDLLLCGRDWNTLIVGKLSSWIDADAELVTERRNAEAALAQELNFSAYLGLPVFMIPLKGSHNANLARVLLNHIHTGHHTSNFWIRVPLMASEDVREDLIENEPTPCIDDKCADEKTWSWWHSFRTLCDYNKRICLAIEVGADLPSEAVVDKWLGEPIKSAILPTSIFLTNKKGFPVLSKTHQRIVFRLFKLEAQFIITGTSRHSEKDFQSYIQYLEYLNQNRPAPNAYELFAKGYEDYLQSPLQPLMDNLESQTYEVFEKDPIKYSQYQQAVYKCLLDRVPDDQKDTNVQVLMVLGAGRGPLVNASLHAARQAGRKLKVYAVEKNPNAVITLENWRFEEWGDQVTVVSCDMREWSAPEKADIIVSELLGSFGDNELSPECLDGAQHFLKEDGVSIPCSYTSFLAPLSSSKLYNEVRGCREHDKDPQSHFETPYVVRLHNFHELSEPQPCFTFTHPTTDMNNNRYQCLRFPVECNSVLHGFAGYFETTLYKDVTLSIKPETHSPGMFSWFPILFPLKQPISISRNDNITVRFWRCNNGKKVWYEWAVTEPSCSAIHNPAGRSYTIGL